The DNA window GTGTATGTGATCTAAAAATTATGTTGATTCTGGGACACATATATGAAGAAGTATCTCTGAGTCATATTTGACCTAGATATCCTAATGCCAATGAAATTTGCTCTCGTTGCAGATACACTCATGATGACAGCCTAATTCCTTCACACATCGCTGAGGCCAAGTGTCTGCTCAGTGGATGTTTAAACATGAGTGGAGTGGAGACCCGAGATATGGAATCCAGACCCATCTTCAAGCAGATTTTGGTTCTCAGGAAGGTGCGCGGAGACCAGAACAACTATTACTTCCAACTGGAGTATAAAACCATATCAGTCGGATGCACTTGTGTTCGACCATACGTTGAGCAGGTCTGAGGAACAGAAGCTGATTGAGCTCTGATCACACGGCTGCTACCACTCCAATGGATTACTTAcctcacttttatttatttatatcatcATTAATGCCTTTTTATGGATATATGAGTGTTATTTATTAATAGTTTCATTTGCTATGAATTAGATGTTATTGAGAGTTTATGGAATTATTTgttcaatttttatttattgactaAAACTAGTCTGTAAATAAcatgttaaattaattaaattaatccCTTAAATTAAGTAATTGTATACCTGTTAACTGTGAAGTATCTTCTCTACTATAACATCTCAAGTAATGGAAATGACAGAATTTGGCAATGAACCATGTGGAACTGAAATTTTTGACATACTTCAAGattacaattaaattatttaaacaatgacTATTCTCACAGGACTGTAAGAAACATTAGCAGATGCTGAGTAAATTACAAAATAAGtaaatcatttgttttttggttcATTTGAGTTAATGTTGAGTAAATCACAAAGTTAAGGCC is part of the Electrophorus electricus isolate fEleEle1 chromosome 13, fEleEle1.pri, whole genome shotgun sequence genome and encodes:
- the il17a/f1 gene encoding interleukin 17a/f1, translating into MTASALNIPLSMVVFVIGAIIIGAQGAPRKEHHSGYHKGQEPPLYRLILDHQPKAPSIPIRSINNDSISPWEYLYTHDDSLIPSHIAEAKCLLSGCLNMSGVETRDMESRPIFKQILVLRKVRGDQNNYYFQLEYKTISVGCTCVRPYVEQV